A single genomic interval of Chitinophaga sp. 180180018-3 harbors:
- a CDS encoding DUF3575 domain-containing protein, translating into MSVRSYLLFFLCMAVSLASSAQRRRPHAPPIVIDPPKTGWLLSTNLQSLHDFDAGPSLAVEYRYSKYWGVVIEGMAVMYQGLGSGGSTPHGFRVQPELRFYFPGRYERYRGFFSLQAAYKQTSYQQTAMVERTPNTNRTSWESVDYEERKYTRSIAGNIGFQARLGKSQRFMLECYGGLGVKSKNFGNRPANMVKASSLWLSVYQAEDGDFIHIPMGFRLGYRL; encoded by the coding sequence ATGTCTGTACGTAGTTATCTCCTGTTTTTCCTGTGCATGGCAGTAAGCCTCGCCTCATCGGCCCAGCGCAGACGCCCGCATGCCCCGCCGATAGTCATCGACCCGCCCAAAACCGGATGGCTTCTCAGCACCAACCTGCAATCGCTACACGATTTTGACGCCGGACCCAGTCTGGCAGTAGAATATCGGTATTCAAAATACTGGGGGGTAGTAATAGAAGGCATGGCAGTCATGTACCAGGGTTTGGGAAGTGGCGGAAGTACACCCCATGGGTTTCGCGTCCAGCCGGAGCTAAGGTTTTATTTTCCAGGACGCTATGAAAGATACAGGGGCTTCTTTAGTTTACAGGCAGCCTACAAGCAAACCTCCTATCAGCAAACAGCGATGGTTGAAAGAACCCCCAATACCAATCGGACATCCTGGGAATCTGTAGACTACGAAGAACGGAAATATACCCGCTCCATAGCCGGGAATATAGGCTTCCAGGCCAGACTAGGTAAGTCGCAACGTTTTATGCTCGAATGCTATGGTGGTTTGGGCGTAAAGAGCAAAAATTTTGGCAACAGACCCGCCAACATGGTAAAAGCAAGCAGTCTTTGGCTTTCGGTTTACCAGGCAGAGGACGGGGATTTCATACATATACCAATGGGCTTCAGGCTTGGATACCGTTTATGA
- a CDS encoding sulfatase, which yields MKKGFIYLLVALMSVGNLTAIAQAPRKTAPRPNFIIIFMDDMGYGDPECYNGAVYHTPHINKLAAEGMRFTNFYAAQAVCTASRAGILTGCYPNRLGIHGAFMPWTEIALNPRETTIASMLKKEGYYTGMIGKWHLGAKAPYFPIHYGFDEYLGLPYSNDMWPVGYDGKPVTDTANRMSKYPPLPLLEGDQPVRYIKTLDDQGTLTATYTQRACDFIKKNKNRPFFLYLAHSMVHVPIAASPRFLGKSGAGLFGDVMMEVDWSVGEIMQTLKQQGIDKNTMVVFTSDNGPWLTFGDHAGNAGGLREGKGSSWEGGQREPCIIRWPGIIPAGTICNNLSATIDLLPTIAKLAHAPLPENKIDGVDISSLLFMEKGANPRNEFAYYYRRNNLEAVRKGSWKLVLPHRGQTYKTYMPGKNGFPGGYAEADEPMALYDLAHDPGETLDVQKSYPDIVKDLMTVVEKYRSTLGDDLTQTPCKECREAAKITVKK from the coding sequence ATGAAAAAGGGGTTTATCTATTTACTGGTGGCGCTGATGAGCGTGGGTAATCTCACAGCCATCGCACAGGCGCCGCGAAAAACTGCGCCCAGGCCTAACTTCATCATTATTTTCATGGATGATATGGGTTATGGCGATCCGGAATGCTATAACGGCGCCGTATATCATACCCCCCATATCAACAAGCTTGCAGCAGAAGGTATGCGCTTTACCAATTTCTACGCCGCGCAGGCCGTCTGCACTGCTTCCAGGGCGGGTATACTTACCGGCTGTTATCCCAACCGCCTGGGCATACATGGCGCCTTTATGCCCTGGACTGAGATTGCGCTGAATCCCCGGGAAACCACCATCGCATCTATGCTGAAGAAAGAAGGATACTATACAGGCATGATCGGGAAATGGCATCTGGGCGCCAAAGCGCCTTATTTCCCCATACACTACGGCTTTGATGAATATTTAGGATTACCTTATTCCAATGATATGTGGCCTGTGGGATATGATGGCAAACCTGTTACTGATACCGCTAACCGGATGTCGAAATACCCGCCACTGCCCCTGCTGGAGGGAGATCAACCCGTTCGTTATATTAAAACCCTGGACGACCAGGGCACTTTAACTGCCACCTATACCCAGCGTGCCTGTGATTTTATAAAAAAGAATAAAAACAGGCCCTTCTTTTTATACCTGGCGCATTCCATGGTACATGTTCCCATTGCGGCATCCCCCCGTTTTTTGGGAAAAAGCGGCGCTGGTTTATTTGGCGATGTGATGATGGAAGTAGACTGGTCGGTAGGCGAAATCATGCAAACCCTCAAACAGCAGGGTATTGATAAGAATACGATGGTTGTTTTTACCAGCGACAATGGTCCCTGGCTTACCTTCGGCGATCACGCGGGTAATGCCGGCGGCCTGAGAGAAGGGAAAGGCAGTAGCTGGGAAGGCGGCCAGCGGGAGCCCTGTATTATTCGCTGGCCGGGAATAATCCCTGCTGGTACCATCTGCAATAACCTGTCGGCTACCATCGATCTTTTACCAACCATTGCGAAGCTTGCCCATGCACCATTACCCGAAAATAAAATTGATGGCGTGGATATATCTTCATTGCTGTTCATGGAGAAAGGTGCGAATCCCAGAAATGAATTTGCATATTATTATCGTCGCAACAACTTAGAGGCTGTTCGCAAGGGCAGCTGGAAACTGGTGCTGCCACACAGGGGGCAAACGTATAAGACCTACATGCCCGGGAAAAACGGCTTCCCTGGCGGTTATGCAGAGGCGGATGAACCTATGGCATTGTATGATCTGGCGCATGATCCCGGCGAAACGCTGGACGTTCAGAAATCATATCCCGATATCGTGAAAGATTTAATGACGGTTGTGGAAAAGTACAGGAGTACATTGGGGGATGATCTTACCCAAACACCTTGCAAAGAATGCAGAGAGGCGGCAAAAATAACAGTAAAAAAATAA
- a CDS encoding DUF1269 domain-containing protein: MEKIIQFLTTDENNAYKVVDTLQNLNAKGDVDVAEIFVLQKDANGNTSVKDSKGADASNTLYGSLFGGLIGLLAGPVGFLFGTSLGALVGSAADWDDEDFQQAYLHEISKTMENGQNVVVAHVNEEWEAAINTSLSGIAEIKRYSVEEELEKLYAKQEQELQAKIDAKKAEWNQAADDKKKEAQSEIDKLEKQLKRLQNQAQKSITAQKNAYKNWLHKIKEQIKS; the protein is encoded by the coding sequence ATGGAAAAGATTATCCAGTTTCTTACCACCGACGAGAACAATGCTTATAAAGTAGTGGACACCCTTCAAAACCTCAATGCCAAAGGAGATGTAGATGTTGCAGAAATATTTGTATTACAGAAAGACGCCAATGGCAACACTTCCGTTAAAGACAGCAAAGGCGCAGACGCTTCCAACACGCTGTATGGTAGTCTTTTCGGAGGCCTCATTGGCTTGCTGGCGGGGCCGGTTGGTTTCCTGTTTGGAACATCTCTCGGCGCACTGGTAGGCTCTGCTGCCGATTGGGACGATGAAGATTTTCAGCAGGCTTATCTTCATGAAATTTCAAAAACAATGGAGAACGGCCAAAATGTAGTAGTAGCGCACGTAAACGAAGAATGGGAAGCTGCCATTAATACCAGTCTGTCGGGCATTGCAGAAATTAAGCGTTACAGCGTAGAGGAGGAATTAGAAAAGCTGTACGCCAAACAGGAACAGGAATTACAGGCAAAAATTGATGCTAAAAAGGCGGAATGGAACCAGGCTGCAGATGACAAAAAGAAGGAGGCACAGTCTGAAATAGACAAACTGGAGAAACAATTAAAACGCCTGCAGAATCAGGCACAGAAGAGCATTACAGCTCAGAAAAATGCTTATAAAAACTGGCTGCATAAAATAAAAGAGCAAATAAAAAGCTAA
- a CDS encoding glycoside hydrolase domain-containing protein has translation MINLIFNVMENNEKTAITTLDGNTALIQGKKKYRIPFMNLHCILAVGLLLNTAVSSAQDVSLAQQRDPVMTPAEKNAQWQALKNGVGVGFLNSNRHYAPDRVPEENPMSTITLVAWKNEKIHTQLGVWATKDVPVEAIAGTLKSTGGAVIPPENVQIGLVNYVRTGDRSYGCGQIQQNDPDSSLVEDIIDMQHHQGQLKPQQVQPFWISITIPANAQAGNYAGTISVKAGKTYQLKLIVKVLDKVLPPPSQWAFQLDLWQHPAAVARVHQVPLWSDAHFNLMRGYYTMLAKAGQKCITAGIVNEPWGHQTYDDYPSLIKWTRKKDGSWQYDYSLFDQYISFVMGTGIDQRINCYSMVPWKVAFQYYDEGLGRDTVFTGKIGSDEYNAFWTPMLKDFTRHLKAKGWFAKTTIAMDERPMDAMKAVIKLLKGIDKDWKIALAGEYHADIEKDIDDYCLASVHKFPADVLPQRTQQGKTSTWYTCCVEKYPNGFTFSPPAEHVWMGWYTAAQHMDGYLRWAYNSWTANPLTDSRNHKFPAGDTYQVYPGPMSSIRFEKLIEGIQDFEKIRVLRKAYQEQGNNGKLTQLENALKVFEIKALERDRRKRWY, from the coding sequence ATGATCAACCTTATATTCAACGTTATGGAGAACAATGAAAAAACTGCTATTACCACGCTGGATGGTAATACTGCCCTCATTCAGGGAAAGAAAAAGTACCGCATTCCTTTCATGAACCTACATTGTATTTTGGCCGTTGGCTTATTGCTCAACACGGCGGTATCTTCTGCCCAGGATGTAAGCCTGGCCCAGCAAAGAGATCCGGTTATGACGCCCGCTGAAAAAAATGCTCAGTGGCAGGCGCTGAAAAACGGCGTAGGTGTTGGCTTCCTGAACAGCAACAGGCATTATGCACCCGATCGTGTTCCGGAAGAAAATCCGATGAGTACAATAACGCTCGTAGCCTGGAAGAACGAAAAGATCCATACCCAGCTTGGTGTATGGGCTACGAAAGACGTACCTGTGGAAGCAATTGCCGGTACGCTGAAATCCACAGGCGGGGCGGTAATTCCTCCTGAAAATGTCCAGATCGGGCTCGTAAACTACGTAAGAACCGGCGATCGCAGCTACGGCTGCGGACAGATCCAGCAAAACGACCCGGACTCGTCGCTGGTGGAAGACATCATTGACATGCAGCATCACCAGGGCCAGCTGAAACCACAACAGGTGCAACCTTTCTGGATCAGCATCACTATTCCCGCAAACGCGCAGGCAGGTAACTATGCGGGCACCATCTCTGTAAAAGCCGGTAAAACTTATCAGCTAAAACTCATCGTTAAAGTACTGGATAAGGTGCTGCCCCCTCCTTCCCAATGGGCTTTTCAGCTCGATCTGTGGCAACATCCGGCTGCGGTGGCGCGGGTACATCAGGTACCACTCTGGAGCGATGCTCACTTTAACCTGATGCGCGGGTATTATACCATGCTGGCAAAAGCCGGCCAGAAATGTATCACCGCAGGCATTGTGAATGAGCCCTGGGGGCATCAGACCTACGATGATTATCCCAGCCTTATCAAATGGACCAGAAAGAAAGACGGCAGCTGGCAGTACGACTATAGCCTGTTCGATCAATACATCAGCTTTGTCATGGGCACAGGCATTGATCAGCGCATCAATTGCTACAGTATGGTGCCGTGGAAAGTGGCATTTCAATATTACGACGAAGGCCTCGGCCGCGATACCGTGTTTACCGGCAAGATCGGCTCCGACGAATACAATGCCTTCTGGACACCTATGCTGAAAGATTTCACCCGCCATCTGAAAGCCAAAGGCTGGTTTGCAAAAACAACCATCGCCATGGATGAGCGCCCCATGGATGCCATGAAAGCCGTTATTAAATTGCTGAAGGGAATCGACAAAGACTGGAAGATAGCCCTGGCCGGAGAATATCACGCCGACATTGAGAAAGATATTGATGACTATTGTTTAGCATCTGTACATAAATTTCCGGCAGATGTATTACCGCAAAGAACACAGCAGGGAAAAACCAGCACCTGGTATACCTGTTGCGTAGAAAAATATCCCAACGGCTTTACGTTTTCACCACCTGCGGAGCATGTTTGGATGGGCTGGTATACAGCAGCTCAGCACATGGACGGATACCTGCGCTGGGCTTACAACAGCTGGACAGCCAATCCGCTCACAGACAGCCGTAATCACAAGTTCCCTGCAGGAGATACCTACCAGGTTTATCCCGGACCGATGAGTTCCATCCGCTTTGAGAAACTGATAGAAGGAATACAGGATTTTGAAAAAATCCGCGTGCTTAGAAAAGCGTACCAGGAACAAGGCAACAACGGGAAGTTAACGCAGCTGGAAAATGCCCTGAAAGTATTTGAAATTAAAGCCCTGGAGCGGGATCGGCGGAAGAGATGGTATTGA
- a CDS encoding TlpA disulfide reductase family protein has protein sequence MKRALSAASGLLLYATSCLSQDSNPKTNAPSFGVGSEVSNYPGVQWIKGAPVTKFEKDKIYVVECWATWCGPCVGNIPHLNDLAKKFAGKIVVVGQDVFEDDKAEVEKFVKEQGDGMSYRVAFGGGEDGDFNKKWLEPAGVRGIPHAFVIQDNKVVWTAHPAEFSEAAFQMLVDRKFTIAAAKAVSPLGEIGQIDSLIQMAKYDEAGTRIETFIKANPHADMGFYSKMTLLQKQGKNAEAIAFAKELSVSHPKVGKPMYYDALATAKDYNTLMALTGADLEKKPDDVSTIFTRYRIFVEQNDYKSAAAMINKATTASADVKTLSTLAMLNKYLPEAKKGTEAEAAMLKAGRKALNLKPGNLQLAMTVAEMLWDNDKNGAKTVIASTADAMKKDPKQAKLAGVAGNVKESLDKGVFPDMKQVREWYKDASK, from the coding sequence ATGAAAAGAGCACTTTCGGCCGCAAGCGGCCTGTTGCTGTATGCAACCTCCTGTTTGTCGCAGGATAGCAACCCAAAAACGAATGCCCCTTCCTTCGGCGTCGGCAGTGAAGTATCCAATTACCCAGGCGTTCAATGGATCAAGGGCGCCCCGGTTACTAAATTTGAAAAGGATAAAATTTATGTAGTGGAATGCTGGGCTACCTGGTGCGGACCATGCGTAGGAAATATTCCTCATCTGAACGACCTGGCAAAGAAGTTTGCAGGGAAAATTGTCGTTGTTGGCCAGGATGTTTTTGAAGATGATAAGGCGGAGGTTGAAAAATTTGTGAAGGAGCAGGGCGACGGGATGAGCTACCGTGTGGCATTTGGTGGAGGCGAGGATGGCGATTTTAATAAGAAATGGCTCGAGCCGGCCGGTGTAAGAGGTATCCCGCATGCATTTGTTATCCAGGATAACAAAGTGGTTTGGACGGCGCATCCGGCTGAATTCAGTGAAGCCGCTTTCCAGATGCTGGTAGACCGGAAATTTACCATTGCAGCAGCTAAAGCAGTAAGCCCTTTAGGAGAGATTGGCCAGATTGATTCCCTGATACAAATGGCAAAATATGATGAAGCCGGTACCAGGATTGAAACATTCATTAAGGCAAATCCACATGCTGATATGGGCTTTTATTCGAAAATGACGCTGCTGCAAAAACAGGGTAAAAATGCGGAGGCCATAGCATTTGCAAAGGAGTTGTCTGTCAGTCATCCGAAAGTAGGTAAACCAATGTATTACGACGCACTGGCAACGGCCAAAGATTATAATACCCTGATGGCACTCACCGGCGCCGACCTGGAGAAGAAGCCGGATGATGTAAGCACTATATTTACACGTTACCGCATTTTTGTAGAGCAGAATGATTATAAAAGCGCTGCGGCAATGATTAACAAGGCAACAACAGCTTCTGCGGATGTAAAAACCCTGTCTACCCTCGCTATGCTGAATAAGTACCTCCCTGAAGCTAAGAAAGGTACGGAGGCGGAAGCGGCCATGTTAAAAGCTGGCCGGAAAGCATTAAACCTGAAACCCGGAAACCTTCAACTGGCAATGACAGTTGCTGAAATGCTGTGGGACAATGATAAGAACGGCGCTAAAACTGTGATAGCCAGTACTGCGGATGCCATGAAGAAAGATCCAAAACAGGCGAAGCTTGCCGGTGTTGCGGGTAATGTAAAGGAGTCACTTGATAAGGGCGTTTTCCCGGACATGAAGCAGGTACGTGAATGGTATAAGGATGCTTCAAAATAA
- a CDS encoding DPP IV N-terminal domain-containing protein: MINARFTLSCLLVAAQLVIAVPSADAQSADTITQDDRYEAYLRVHTLVSGTYIRPHWLVAGDRFWFATGRPDSTVIYEVDAKRNTKKELSDKARLNAMQEKAEDPLSLPSPDKQQSVFVQDNNLWLRNTGAGAPKQLTDNGIADNAWSIADAAWSPDGAQLLVRQSDDRNVYHLPIINYSKPLEDVEWDVYARTGDSLEIPHLYVIDTRSGKQVKIAMGGSPQQYVYPLGWTPDGAAVIFMRMNRQGNDLTLLTADPNTGASSVILMEQQNTFVGGLDFIIDKWRRQFTLLKDGKRFIWMSERSGWRHLYLYDMRGKLIRQLTDGTFPVIQVVKVDEKNGWIYFTANAETNLYYTNLYRINLEGKNMQRLTSASGAHYIQFSPGGNYFLDTHSTISEPPVVELRRANGQLLQVVRTADTSRLRRIGWNPPESFVVKAADGKTDLYGILYKPYNFDPNKKYPVINVIYAGPFMTIVPNGFMPNSSLSIQAQALAQAGYITFLVDGRGTTERSKAFQDVVFNNIGRNEIPDQVAALRQLAEKRPYMDLTRVGVYGHSWGGYFTERAMLTAPDVYRVGVASSAGEVNEGAEIHEPYIGLPQNNKAVYDYAANNKLAANLKGKLLLIHGTSDVNAPFSATVRMIAALIKAGKPYDLLLLPLQTHFFEGTSEKYANEAIRRYFDKNLKP; this comes from the coding sequence ATGATCAACGCCCGCTTTACGCTATCGTGCCTGCTGGTAGCTGCACAATTAGTTATTGCAGTGCCTTCAGCCGATGCTCAGTCTGCCGATACCATAACACAGGACGATCGCTATGAAGCCTATCTCAGGGTTCATACGCTTGTCAGCGGAACCTACATCCGGCCTCATTGGCTGGTGGCCGGCGACCGCTTTTGGTTTGCCACAGGCAGGCCGGACAGCACCGTTATCTATGAGGTTGACGCTAAACGTAACACAAAAAAAGAGCTTTCTGATAAAGCCAGGCTGAATGCGATGCAGGAGAAAGCGGAGGATCCATTGTCGCTGCCGTCTCCGGATAAACAACAATCTGTTTTTGTTCAGGACAATAATCTATGGCTGCGTAATACAGGGGCCGGGGCGCCAAAGCAGCTGACAGACAACGGTATCGCAGACAACGCGTGGAGCATAGCCGATGCTGCCTGGTCGCCGGATGGTGCGCAGCTGCTTGTCCGCCAATCAGACGACCGGAACGTATACCATCTCCCCATTATCAATTATTCAAAGCCTTTGGAAGATGTTGAATGGGACGTATATGCCAGAACAGGAGATAGCCTGGAAATACCTCACCTTTATGTAATTGACACCAGGTCCGGCAAACAGGTAAAGATAGCAATGGGTGGCAGTCCGCAGCAATACGTTTATCCGCTGGGGTGGACACCTGATGGGGCGGCTGTGATTTTTATGCGGATGAACCGCCAGGGAAATGATTTAACGCTGCTGACAGCGGATCCTAACACAGGTGCCAGCAGCGTCATACTGATGGAGCAACAAAATACTTTTGTTGGCGGATTGGATTTCATCATAGACAAATGGCGGCGTCAATTCACGCTATTGAAAGATGGTAAACGTTTTATCTGGATGTCGGAGCGCAGCGGCTGGCGCCATCTTTACCTGTATGATATGCGCGGGAAATTAATCCGCCAGCTAACGGATGGTACTTTCCCTGTTATACAGGTGGTGAAGGTAGATGAGAAAAATGGATGGATCTATTTTACGGCCAATGCGGAGACTAATCTTTATTACACTAATCTCTACCGGATAAATCTGGAAGGCAAAAACATGCAACGGCTAACGAGTGCCAGTGGCGCGCATTACATTCAGTTCTCGCCGGGGGGCAACTATTTCCTGGATACGCATTCTACCATCAGCGAACCTCCGGTGGTGGAGCTGCGCCGCGCGAATGGGCAGCTACTGCAGGTAGTAAGAACAGCAGACACGAGCCGGCTTCGGCGCATTGGCTGGAACCCGCCGGAGAGCTTCGTCGTAAAAGCTGCTGATGGGAAAACAGATCTGTATGGGATCCTCTATAAGCCATACAACTTCGATCCAAATAAAAAATATCCCGTCATTAATGTGATCTATGCCGGTCCTTTTATGACAATCGTGCCCAATGGATTCATGCCTAACAGCTCTTTGTCTATCCAGGCACAGGCACTGGCACAGGCCGGATACATTACCTTCCTGGTAGATGGGCGGGGTACTACTGAAAGGAGTAAAGCTTTCCAGGATGTGGTGTTTAATAATATCGGGAGGAATGAGATTCCCGACCAGGTAGCTGCTTTAAGGCAGCTGGCTGAGAAACGGCCTTATATGGACCTCACAAGAGTAGGCGTTTACGGCCATTCCTGGGGTGGATATTTTACAGAACGTGCTATGCTGACAGCCCCCGATGTTTACCGGGTAGGTGTTGCTTCCTCGGCAGGAGAGGTCAATGAAGGTGCAGAGATCCACGAGCCCTACATTGGGCTGCCGCAGAACAATAAGGCGGTTTATGACTATGCCGCCAATAACAAACTTGCTGCTAATCTTAAGGGCAAATTACTCCTTATTCATGGCACCAGTGATGTCAACGCGCCATTTTCTGCAACAGTGAGAATGATAGCTGCACTCATTAAGGCAGGTAAACCATACGATCTCCTGCTATTACCATTGCAAACTCATTTTTTTGAAGGAACAAGTGAAAAATATGCCAACGAAGCCATACGGCGGTATTTCGATAAAAATCTGAAGCCATAA
- a CDS encoding MarR family transcriptional regulator has product MKSEQTVFYYIERAIKSYRQFVQRNITEKGFETTIDQGLILSIIQNNPGITQQQIAIAAFKDHASVTRIIENLVSKQILKREFHAEDRRRFHLTITPYGLKMLQQMKPVVNAYRKKALQGITAQEIELVKNILHRISENCQ; this is encoded by the coding sequence ATGAAGTCTGAACAAACAGTGTTTTATTATATTGAAAGGGCGATAAAGTCGTACCGCCAATTCGTGCAAAGAAATATAACAGAAAAAGGCTTTGAAACCACGATAGATCAGGGGTTGATATTGAGCATCATCCAGAATAACCCCGGTATCACACAGCAGCAAATAGCAATCGCTGCGTTCAAGGACCATGCTTCTGTCACCCGTATCATCGAAAATCTGGTGAGCAAACAAATCCTGAAACGCGAGTTTCACGCGGAAGACAGAAGGCGCTTTCACCTGACCATCACTCCGTATGGATTAAAGATGCTGCAGCAAATGAAGCCGGTTGTCAATGCCTACCGGAAGAAAGCACTACAGGGTATTACGGCACAGGAAATTGAATTGGTGAAAAATATACTTCACAGAATAAGTGAAAATTGTCAGTGA